Proteins co-encoded in one Metabacillus sp. KUDC1714 genomic window:
- the lexA gene encoding transcriptional repressor LexA has translation MTKLSKRQQDILSFIKDEVQKKGYPPSVREIGEAVGLASSSTVHGHLARLESKGLIRRDPTKPRAIEILEEEETLHIPRSKVVNVPVIGKVTAGLPITAIENVEEYFPLPDRYVNDEEHVFMLEIMGESMIEAGILDGDMVIVRQQQTANNGDIVVAMTEEDEATCKRFFKEKDYIRLQPENSTMEPIILRNVSILGKVIGVYRTIH, from the coding sequence ATGACGAAACTATCAAAAAGACAACAAGATATATTAAGTTTTATAAAAGATGAAGTACAAAAGAAAGGCTATCCGCCGTCTGTAAGAGAAATAGGCGAAGCAGTTGGCCTTGCATCCAGCTCTACTGTTCATGGTCACTTAGCTAGATTAGAATCAAAAGGATTGATTCGTCGTGATCCTACTAAACCAAGAGCAATAGAAATCTTGGAAGAGGAAGAAACACTTCATATTCCAAGAAGTAAAGTTGTAAACGTGCCGGTGATTGGTAAGGTAACGGCGGGTTTACCGATTACAGCAATTGAGAATGTTGAAGAATATTTCCCACTCCCTGATCGGTATGTAAATGACGAGGAACATGTTTTTATGCTAGAAATTATGGGGGAAAGTATGATAGAAGCTGGTATCCTAGATGGAGACATGGTCATTGTAAGACAGCAGCAGACTGCTAATAATGGTGATATTGTTGTGGCAATGACTGAAGAAGATGAAGCAACCTGTAAACGATTCTTTAAAGAAAAGGATTATATTCGCTTACAGCCAGAAAACTCTACTATGGAGCCTATTATTTTACGCAATGTTAGTATTTTAGGAAAAGTAATTGGGGTTTATCGGACGATCCATTAA
- the sirA gene encoding sporulation inhibitor of replication protein SirA — protein MVRHYYIYLIEEEFASHYFGRESKIYHLFQDFHWTTVRSNHVATLERQINYITKPIPSLFIHQLLGTHLANRPDYQNIHHIHKIELKANRGNATLIVKDRHLELSSDGSYEAETIFFEVLRKFDPCFLAMDLQGERYGWLNPIKERNFG, from the coding sequence ATGGTGAGACACTATTATATTTATTTAATAGAAGAAGAATTTGCTAGTCACTACTTTGGTCGGGAGTCAAAAATTTATCACCTGTTTCAGGATTTTCACTGGACAACAGTTCGCTCAAATCATGTGGCTACACTTGAAAGACAAATTAATTATATTACTAAGCCCATTCCTTCATTATTTATACATCAACTACTTGGTACTCACTTAGCAAATCGTCCTGATTATCAAAATATTCACCATATACATAAGATCGAACTTAAGGCTAATCGAGGGAATGCTACATTAATCGTAAAAGACCGTCATTTAGAGCTTTCCTCTGATGGAAGCTATGAGGCAGAAACGATTTTCTTTGAAGTTCTAAGGAAATTTGATCCTTGTTTTTTAGCGATGGATTTACAAGGTGAAAGATATGGTTGGTTAAATCCGATAAAAGAAAGAAATTTTGGTTAA
- a CDS encoding tyrosine-type recombinase/integrase — protein sequence MLFEDVLEEYLYHCQAKGFTAKTMKNKRQEYKQLRLFLLEKRGINELENITAHDLKSYVRLKQKDGLQPQSIVSMFKMIKAFFNWCVKEGYLKENISKNVETPKVPKKILKGFTESEVQAMIDAFTYKNYFEARNKAIIAMLSDCGLRAMEIRGLETKNLKETTILVNGKGNKERYIFISPALKKILIRYERIKKEYFKDKHSYSKSYFLSYKGDQISHVGLDKVIKEAGIRVGIEDKRVSPHTFRHFFSVQCILNGIDIYTLSKLLGHSEISTTQRYLQSLEDFELIEKAMPSSPLMNIGRAKN from the coding sequence GTGTTATTTGAAGACGTATTAGAAGAATATCTATATCATTGCCAAGCAAAAGGTTTTACAGCTAAAACCATGAAAAATAAAAGACAGGAGTACAAGCAACTCAGATTATTCTTACTGGAGAAGAGAGGTATAAATGAATTAGAGAACATCACTGCTCATGATTTAAAATCATATGTCAGATTAAAACAAAAGGATGGTCTTCAACCACAGTCGATTGTTTCAATGTTTAAAATGATAAAGGCATTTTTTAATTGGTGTGTAAAAGAAGGGTACTTGAAAGAAAATATTTCAAAAAATGTTGAGACTCCAAAAGTACCAAAAAAGATATTAAAGGGTTTTACTGAATCAGAAGTACAAGCAATGATAGATGCATTTACTTATAAGAATTATTTTGAAGCACGTAATAAGGCTATCATAGCAATGTTGAGTGATTGCGGTCTTCGGGCAATGGAGATAAGGGGGCTAGAGACAAAGAATTTAAAAGAGACTACTATTCTTGTTAATGGTAAGGGGAATAAAGAAAGATATATTTTTATTAGTCCAGCTTTGAAGAAAATTCTTATTAGGTACGAGAGAATAAAAAAGGAATACTTCAAAGATAAACATTCCTATTCAAAGAGTTATTTTCTATCTTACAAAGGCGATCAGATATCCCATGTCGGTTTAGATAAAGTGATAAAAGAAGCAGGTATAAGAGTAGGAATAGAAGATAAAAGAGTATCACCACATACTTTTAGGCACTTCTTTTCTGTTCAATGTATTTTAAATGGAATAGACATTTACACATTATCTAAATTGCTTGGACACTCGGAAATATCTACAACGCAAAGATATTTACAGTCATTAGAGGATTTCGAACTAATAGAGAAAGCTATGCCATCTAGCCCGCTTATGAACATAGGGAGGGCTAAAAATTGA
- the glnA gene encoding type I glutamate--ammonia ligase: MSKYSREDIVSLVKENNVKYIRLQFTDILGTIKNVEIPVSQLDKALDNKMMFDGSSIEGFVRIEESDMYLYPDLDTFVIFPWTAEKGQVARFICDIYNPDGTPFAGDPRNNLRRLLAEMEELGFTDFNLGPEPEFFLFKLDEKGEPTLELNDNGGYFDLAPTDLGENCRRDIVLELEEMGFEIEASHHEVAPGQHEIDFKYAGAIKACDDIQTFKLVVKTIARKHGLHATFMPKPLFGVNGSGMHMNLSLFRNGENAFLDTSADLQLSDTARQFIAGIIKHASAFTAVTNPTVNSYKRLVPGYEAPCYVAWSAQNRSPLIRIPASRGLSTRVEVRSVDPAANPYLAMSVLLAAGLDGIKNSLEAPKPIDRNIYVMSKEERIENGIVDLPATLAQALDLLKADSTMKHALGEHLFEHFIEAKEIEWDMFRTQVHPWEREQYMSMY, translated from the coding sequence ATGTCTAAATATTCAAGAGAAGATATTGTAAGTTTAGTAAAAGAAAATAATGTAAAATACATCCGTTTACAATTTACGGATATTCTTGGAACGATAAAAAACGTTGAAATCCCAGTTAGTCAGCTTGACAAAGCATTAGACAACAAAATGATGTTTGATGGATCTTCAATTGAAGGTTTTGTACGTATTGAAGAATCTGATATGTATTTATATCCAGATCTAGATACTTTCGTTATCTTCCCTTGGACTGCTGAAAAAGGCCAAGTTGCTCGTTTTATTTGCGACATTTACAATCCAGATGGAACCCCATTCGCTGGTGACCCACGTAACAATTTACGTCGTCTATTAGCTGAAATGGAAGAGCTTGGATTCACAGACTTCAATTTAGGACCTGAGCCAGAATTCTTCTTATTCAAACTAGATGAAAAAGGCGAACCAACTCTAGAATTAAACGACAATGGTGGTTATTTCGATTTAGCACCAACTGACTTAGGTGAAAACTGCCGTCGTGACATTGTTCTAGAATTAGAAGAAATGGGCTTTGAAATTGAAGCTTCTCATCATGAGGTTGCACCTGGACAGCATGAAATTGATTTTAAATATGCTGGAGCAATCAAAGCATGTGATGATATTCAAACATTTAAATTAGTTGTTAAAACAATTGCTCGTAAACATGGACTACACGCTACATTTATGCCAAAACCATTATTCGGTGTAAACGGATCTGGTATGCACATGAACTTATCATTATTCCGCAATGGTGAAAATGCATTCTTAGATACTAGCGCTGACCTACAATTAAGTGATACAGCTAGACAATTTATTGCAGGTATTATTAAACACGCATCAGCGTTTACTGCAGTAACAAATCCAACTGTAAACTCATACAAACGCCTAGTACCAGGTTATGAAGCACCATGTTATGTTGCTTGGTCTGCACAAAACAGAAGTCCATTAATTCGTATTCCAGCATCCCGTGGATTAAGCACACGTGTAGAAGTACGTAGTGTTGACCCTGCTGCAAACCCATACTTGGCAATGAGTGTTCTTTTAGCTGCTGGACTTGACGGTATTAAAAATAGTCTTGAAGCACCAAAACCAATTGATCGTAACATTTATGTTATGTCTAAAGAAGAGCGTATTGAAAATGGGATCGTTGATTTACCAGCAACTCTTGCTCAAGCATTAGATTTACTAAAAGCTGACAGCACAATGAAACACGCGTTAGGCGAGCACTTATTTGAGCATTTCATCGAAGCTAAAGAAATTGAGTGGGATATGTTCCGTACACAAGTACACCCATGGGAAAGAGAACAATACATGTCAATGTATTAA
- a CDS encoding DUF896 domain-containing protein produces the protein MLPKDKIDRINALSKKSKSEGLSVKEQEEQQSLRQQYLQAFRSSMKNTLKGVTVVDPNGNDVTPQKLKDEKKFNLH, from the coding sequence ATGTTACCTAAAGATAAAATTGATCGAATAAATGCATTATCAAAAAAATCAAAATCAGAAGGCTTATCAGTAAAAGAACAAGAAGAACAGCAATCTCTACGTCAACAATATTTACAAGCTTTTCGCTCGTCAATGAAAAATACTTTAAAAGGTGTAACAGTTGTTGATCCAAATGGAAATGATGTAACACCACAAAAATTAAAAGATGAGAAGAAGTTTAATCTTCATTAG
- a CDS encoding HNH endonuclease has translation MDLSIQIGQVLNNDEIVANFKCAPQGGMRRSHRTNSLVIISDHTKSLYEDKWIGAKFHYTGMGKKGDQDLNFAQNKTLAESNENKVEVYLFEVFKPKEYIFLGQVYLTSVPYQEKQFDEDNIIRNVWVFPLKLMDSKKFVVDKELIEAKEEIQGKIASRLSDEEIAKKAELIDGKTSTRTVTTTTYERNQLITEYAKRWANGICQLCEKPAPFKNKKGEPFLETHHVDWLARSGMDSIYNTIALCPNCHKKMHIVDNNEDVKNLKKKIIDHIKK, from the coding sequence ATGGATTTAAGCATACAAATAGGGCAAGTCTTAAACAACGATGAAATAGTTGCAAATTTTAAATGTGCACCACAAGGTGGAATGAGAAGATCACATAGAACCAATTCACTGGTTATAATCTCGGACCATACTAAATCTTTATATGAAGACAAATGGATAGGTGCGAAATTTCATTACACTGGCATGGGGAAAAAGGGTGACCAAGACCTTAACTTTGCACAGAATAAAACTCTTGCTGAATCTAATGAGAACAAAGTCGAAGTGTACTTGTTTGAAGTCTTTAAACCAAAAGAATATATATTTCTTGGACAAGTTTATTTAACGTCTGTACCATATCAAGAAAAGCAGTTTGATGAAGATAACATTATAAGAAATGTTTGGGTGTTTCCATTAAAACTAATGGATTCTAAAAAATTTGTGGTTGATAAGGAGCTTATTGAAGCTAAAGAGGAAATCCAAGGAAAAATAGCTTCTAGATTAAGTGATGAAGAGATTGCAAAAAAAGCTGAATTAATAGATGGTAAGACATCTACAAGAACTGTAACTACCACTACATACGAGCGCAACCAGCTTATTACTGAATATGCTAAGAGATGGGCAAATGGTATTTGTCAGTTATGCGAAAAGCCTGCTCCGTTTAAAAATAAAAAGGGAGAACCATTCCTAGAAACACATCATGTAGATTGGTTAGCTAGAAGTGGAATGGATAGTATCTATAACACTATTGCTCTTTGTCCTAATTGTCACAAAAAAATGCATATAGTAGATAATAATGAAGATGTAAAGAATTTAAAGAAGAAGATAATTGACCATATAAAAAAATAA
- the yneA gene encoding cell division suppressor protein YneA, with amino-acid sequence MKKETIFYILSFFAVVLAVTGAISYTGTNENLEKFHQVEIEEGDSLWSIAEQFHENANITKQDFVIWVQDKNKMNSSVVKPGDLVFVPVEKEQIYQFEQIASE; translated from the coding sequence TTGAAAAAAGAAACAATATTTTATATTCTATCTTTCTTTGCTGTGGTATTAGCTGTTACAGGGGCTATTTCATATACTGGTACAAATGAAAATTTAGAAAAATTTCATCAAGTAGAAATTGAAGAAGGGGATAGCTTATGGAGTATTGCTGAACAATTCCATGAAAATGCTAACATAACAAAGCAAGATTTTGTAATATGGGTGCAAGATAAAAATAAAATGAATTCAAGTGTAGTTAAACCAGGTGATTTAGTTTTTGTACCAGTAGAGAAAGAACAAATATACCAATTTGAACAGATTGCTAGTGAATAG
- a CDS encoding YneB family resolvase-like protein, which yields MKAIIYCRVSTNKETQDTSIERQKEELVKLAEIHNIDVVKIIEERHSGYDIDRDGIIEALALIKDKQAGLLLVQDDTRLGRGHAKIAILHEIRKLNAKVFTLNEQGEPELSESDIMVLNILAAVEEFQRKLVNYKIKRGMNRAIAKGYRPQDNLSNIDKGGGREKIDVPIEEIIKLRSKKLTFHEIAATLRGVGYDVSKATVHRRYKEYIDSETIDHN from the coding sequence ATGAAGGCCATCATTTATTGTAGAGTTAGTACAAATAAAGAGACTCAAGATACCTCAATTGAGAGGCAAAAAGAGGAATTAGTAAAGCTTGCTGAAATACATAACATAGATGTAGTAAAGATAATTGAAGAACGGCATAGCGGATATGACATCGATCGAGATGGAATAATAGAGGCACTTGCTCTTATAAAAGATAAACAAGCGGGCTTGCTTCTTGTACAGGATGATACCCGCTTAGGACGCGGACATGCTAAAATTGCTATTTTACATGAAATAAGAAAATTAAATGCAAAGGTATTTACTCTTAATGAACAAGGGGAGCCGGAATTATCTGAAAGTGATATCATGGTATTAAATATACTTGCAGCGGTTGAAGAATTTCAACGAAAACTCGTAAATTATAAGATTAAAAGAGGAATGAATCGAGCAATCGCAAAAGGATATAGACCACAAGATAATTTATCTAATATAGATAAGGGTGGAGGTCGTGAAAAAATTGATGTACCAATTGAGGAAATAATTAAATTACGTAGTAAGAAACTCACTTTTCATGAGATTGCAGCTACACTAAGAGGTGTAGGTTATGATGTTAGTAAAGCTACTGTTCATAGAAGATATAAAGAATATATTGATAGTGAAACGATCGATCATAACTAG
- a CDS encoding YneF family protein, whose translation MELWVVILVGILALLAGVALGFFIARKYMMTYLKKNPPINEQMLKMMMMQMGMKPSQKKINQMLKAMNGQMDK comes from the coding sequence ATGGAATTATGGGTTGTTATTCTAGTAGGCATTCTAGCACTACTTGCTGGAGTTGCACTAGGATTTTTCATTGCGCGTAAATACATGATGACTTACCTAAAGAAAAATCCACCAATCAATGAACAAATGTTAAAAATGATGATGATGCAAATGGGTATGAAACCTTCCCAAAAGAAAATCAATCAAATGTTGAAAGCGATGAATGGCCAAATGGACAAGTAA